In Planctomycetaceae bacterium, the genomic window AACTGGGGCTGACCGTCCGCGTCGCAGCGCAGATCGATTCGTCCGCCGTCCCGGCACCCGAGCACGTTCCAGGCCGCCAGCGCGATCTGTTCGGCCATCCGCACCTGTTCATCGTCGGCGGCACGGACCAGCCGGTATTCGACCAGTTCTTCGCAGCGTTCCTTATTGATGTACGAGTAGACGTCGGCTTCGGCGTTTTCCAGCAGCACGATTTCCAGCGTGCCCAGGCAGGCCGAATTGCGGCCGGTGCCCAGAATTCCGACGGTGAACTCGCGGCCCGGCAGGAACTCTTCCACCAGTACCGGCTGATGGAACTGTTCCAGCAACTGCTGTGCGACGATATTCAACTGGCGGCTGTCATTCACTCGGGACGCCGCCGTGACGCCCTTGCCGGTACCTTCCGCGATGGGCTTGGCGAACAGCGGATATCGCAGCGGCGGCAGTTGAGCAACGTCGTCGGCGTTGGCGATCACGGCGAATCCTGGAGTCGGCAGGCCCGCATTTCGCACGACGCTTTTGGTGACGGCCTTGTCCAGACACACACACATCACGCAGGGGTCCGCGAACGTGTACGGGATTTCGTAGGCGTCCAGGATCGCGGGCACCTGAGCTTCCCGCCCGGTGCCTTTCAAGCCCTCACAGATATTGAACACCAGATCCCAGCGGTCGCCGGCGGCCAGTCGCGGCACAAGCTGCCGGACGTGCCCGATGCGGTCCACGTCGTGCCCCAGCGCCAGTAGTGCGTCGGCGATCGAGTCGATCGTGTCCGCGCGATCAAACTCAGCCGTTTCTTCGTCGGAGTACCCGGCCGCCAGGTATTCGTCGCGCAGGTCGTAGGTCAGGCCGATGTGCATGTGTGCTCACCTGTTTCGCGGCGGATTTCCTGGTACAACTGCTGATGCCACCGCCGCGCGTCAGCAGAGTTCATTTCCAGAGCCTGCAGCAACCCCTGGCCGGGCCGAAGCAGTTCCACCGGACAGCCTTCGGACAGACCGTCCCGCAGGTCATCGGCGTCGTAGTCGAAGGGATACAGCCGGCAGATCAGCGGCCGAATTTCCAGCGGCAGCCGACAGCCGTTTTCGCCCAGAAAGGTGCAGTCGCCGGTGGCCTGACGCTTCAGCACACGACGACTTCCGTCGCCGCGAAATACGTGATCGCGCCAGACGGGGTCGTCATCCTGATCCAGGTACCGGGGATCATCGGGAGTTCGGAATTCCGTGAAACCACTTGTTCCGGTGTACTCAGCGATCCGTTCGACGTCGCCGGGAGTCGCGTAGATGTCGCAGGTCTGGCAACACGTCTTCATGTAGCGCGCACAGCGAACGCAGAGAAATTCTTCCGCCGCCATCGCTCAGACCTCCAGCGGGTCGCGATAACGGAATTCGCGGCCTTCGAAGTTGCGCAACAGCAGCCAGTCGCCGTCGCGTCCCCGAGTGTAATCCGGCTGCAGCGGAATCTTGCCGCCGCCGCCGGGAGCATCGATCACATAATTCGGCACGGCATAGCCGGTTGTATGGCCGCGCAGTCCTTCGATGATTTCCAGCCCCTTGCTGACCGGTGTCCGGAAGTGTTCTGACCCGCTGATCGGGTCGCACTGGTACAGGTAATACGGACGGACTCGCATCAGCAGCAGCCGGTGTACCAACTGCTTCATCGTGTCCACGCTGTCGTTGACGCCTCGCAGCAGCACCGTCTGCGAACCAAGCGGGATGCCGGCGTCGGCCAGCCGCTCACAGGCAACCCGCGATTCCGGCGTGCATTCTTCCGGATGCAGAAAATGCAGGCTCATCCACAGCGGGTGATACCGCCGAAGCGTTCGCACCAGAGCATCCGTGATGCGCTGCGGCAATACGGCCGGCATCTTCGTTCCGATGCGAACGAATTCGATGTGCGGAATGGATCGCAGCCGTGACAGAATCCAGTCCAGCTTGTCATCGCTGAGCGCCAGAGCATCGCCGCCGGAAATCAGCACGTCGCGAACCTGCGTGGCCTGTTCGAGATACTGAAAGATGACTTCCAGCCGACGTTCGTTGGGCACCATTTCGCCGTGACCGACGACGCGAGACCGAGTGCAGTAGCGGCAATACGTCGAACAGAAATCCAGCGGCAGCAGCAACACGCGATCCGGATAGCGATGCACCAGGCCGGGGACCGGACTGTGCCCGTCTTCGCCCAGCGGATCGTCGGCTTCACCCGGCGTGCGGATGAATTCATCGGTCGTGGGAATCACGGTTCGACGCAGCGCGTGCAGCGGATTGTCCGGGTCCAGCAGGCTCATGTAATACGGACTGACGCCGACAGGCAGCAGCGTGCCGCCGCGGATCAGCGCATTCCGTTCGTCATCGGACAGCGTCACCATCCGCTCGAACTGTTCCAGCCGGCGGATGCGGTGCTGCGACTGCCACCGCCAGTCGTTCCACTGGCGTTCGGTCACGTCGGGGAAGAAGCGTTTGCGAAACGCCCTGGTCCGGGGATTGACGGCGATGCGCCTTCGCGGCGGCGACTTGCGGACGGGTGCGACGACAGCGGGGTCGTGAACCGAAAGTATCGAAAGACTTTCGTGCCGCGGCTCGGCGAGTGCGGCGGCGGACAGGCGAGCGTCGCCTTTGAGCGTGACTTTGCGTCGGCCGGATTTGCGGGGAGAAACGGTCCGGCCACCAACCGTTTCGATTTCGAATCTTTGAGCGTCAAAGTGAATTGCGGCTGCGGTCAGTTGCGATCCCGGAGGCTCGTCTTCGCAGCTTGCAGAAACGTCGTCAGCATGACCGAGGTCAACACCATCATTGTGCATTCAAGGCTTCCAAAAGAGTTCCCAAAAGCCCGGCTGACGGTTTTCGCGAAGGCGATCCGTTGCCAACATCCGACAGGTGCGGGATTCGACCAGGAATTAAAGAATTGTCAATCCCAAGGTCTACCGAAATCTTTCCAGATTTCGACACTTCCCGGCACCCCGAAACCCGGCGCACAACC contains:
- a CDS encoding YkgJ family cysteine cluster protein, whose translation is MAAEEFLCVRCARYMKTCCQTCDIYATPGDVERIAEYTGTSGFTEFRTPDDPRYLDQDDDPVWRDHVFRGDGSRRVLKRQATGDCTFLGENGCRLPLEIRPLICRLYPFDYDADDLRDGLSEGCPVELLRPGQGLLQALEMNSADARRWHQQLYQEIRRETGEHTCTSA
- a CDS encoding KamA family radical SAM protein, whose amino-acid sequence is MHNDGVDLGHADDVSASCEDEPPGSQLTAAAIHFDAQRFEIETVGGRTVSPRKSGRRKVTLKGDARLSAAALAEPRHESLSILSVHDPAVVAPVRKSPPRRRIAVNPRTRAFRKRFFPDVTERQWNDWRWQSQHRIRRLEQFERMVTLSDDERNALIRGGTLLPVGVSPYYMSLLDPDNPLHALRRTVIPTTDEFIRTPGEADDPLGEDGHSPVPGLVHRYPDRVLLLPLDFCSTYCRYCTRSRVVGHGEMVPNERRLEVIFQYLEQATQVRDVLISGGDALALSDDKLDWILSRLRSIPHIEFVRIGTKMPAVLPQRITDALVRTLRRYHPLWMSLHFLHPEECTPESRVACERLADAGIPLGSQTVLLRGVNDSVDTMKQLVHRLLLMRVRPYYLYQCDPISGSEHFRTPVSKGLEIIEGLRGHTTGYAVPNYVIDAPGGGGKIPLQPDYTRGRDGDWLLLRNFEGREFRYRDPLEV
- a CDS encoding D-alanine--D-alanine ligase; amino-acid sequence: MHIGLTYDLRDEYLAAGYSDEETAEFDRADTIDSIADALLALGHDVDRIGHVRQLVPRLAAGDRWDLVFNICEGLKGTGREAQVPAILDAYEIPYTFADPCVMCVCLDKAVTKSVVRNAGLPTPGFAVIANADDVAQLPPLRYPLFAKPIAEGTGKGVTAASRVNDSRQLNIVAQQLLEQFHQPVLVEEFLPGREFTVGILGTGRNSACLGTLEIVLLENAEADVYSYINKERCEELVEYRLVRAADDEQVRMAEQIALAAWNVLGCRDGGRIDLRCDADGQPQFLEANPLAGLHPFHSDLPMLATALDISYDELIEKIVLSASERCDSKPARLLTGSRR